A single genomic interval of Saccharothrix saharensis harbors:
- a CDS encoding NB-ARC domain-containing protein, with translation MPYVTTAAVVTTLPAHAEDAVDGDVCRTSVCAGSGGMKSGGVDTANHLGGMVHGPALQAGSVDVFNIQLPGSTAGAVRVPQQLPPVTRAFTERQGDRERLSLVLAETHGAGDQRGEGLMVVGLHDATGIGKSTLAVRWVLDIGEQFPDGVLYARFDIGGPGQTRESESVLAGFLLALGVAQHALFADPEHRAALYRTLTAHRTLVVLLDDVDHGWQVTSLRPGGSACLMVTTNRHPLGSLVEHGVRVHHVGPLDSEHRLALFQGITGPDRACSDLLAAARPVELCHGRPLTIAAFAAATALRPGMPLADLVDDLNRPLDTFDRMATTS, from the coding sequence ATGCCGTATGTCACCACTGCCGCGGTTGTCACCACATTGCCAGCCCATGCCGAAGACGCGGTCGATGGCGACGTGTGCCGGACCTCGGTGTGTGCTGGGAGCGGTGGCATGAAGTCCGGTGGCGTCGACACGGCCAACCACCTCGGTGGAATGGTGCACGGCCCGGCCTTGCAAGCGGGCAGCGTCGACGTGTTTAACATCCAACTGCCGGGCTCAACCGCTGGCGCCGTGAGGGTCCCGCAGCAGCTGCCGCCGGTCACCCGGGCGTTCACTGAACGGCAAGGGGACCGGGAGCGGTTGAGCCTCGTGCTCGCCGAGACCCACGGAGCCGGTGATCAGAGGGGCGAAGGGCTGATGGTGGTCGGCCTGCATGATGCCACCGGCATCGGGAAGTCGACCTTGGCGGTGCGGTGGGTGCTCGACATCGGCGAGCAGTTCCCCGATGGGGTGCTGTATGCCCGCTTCGACATCGGCGGCCCGGGACAGACCCGTGAGTCGGAGTCGGTCCTGGCGGGGTTTCTGCTCGCGCTGGGCGTGGCGCAGCATGCGCTGTTCGCCGATCCGGAGCACCGCGCCGCGTTGTATCGCACGCTGACCGCCCACCGGACCTTGGTGGTGCTGCTCGACGACGTCGACCACGGCTGGCAAGTGACGTCGCTGCGGCCCGGTGGCTCCGCCTGTCTGATGGTGACCACTAACCGCCACCCACTGGGATCGCTGGTCGAGCACGGCGTGCGCGTCCACCACGTAGGACCCCTGGATTCCGAACACAGGCTGGCCTTGTTCCAAGGCATTACCGGCCCCGATCGCGCGTGTTCCGACCTCCTGGCCGCCGCCAGGCCGGTCGAGCTGTGTCACGGGCGTCCGCTGACCATCGCCGCCTTCGCCGCAGCCACGGCGCTCCGCCCCGGTATGCCGTTAGCGGACCTGGTCGACGACCTCAACCGCCCGTTGGACACCTTCGACCGAATGGCGACAACCTCGTGA
- a CDS encoding helix-turn-helix domain-containing protein, with the protein MPKREGLQERRTKRGFTQESLAALLNVSPRTVRGWEAGTSAPYPEHRQPLADALDVTLDGLDRLLDGLSLGESGITSAARFDSTTVHTAGRGRVPAFFAGSSGGKRKPDNVEELLMNAAEESFDFLSWAESTNVGDLTIEQMHTEVRRIAHAYLKVPTLPLFSRTLALRDRAFGLLSGHQAPRHARELYAAAGWSLTLLSWISVDLGRPDAAEDHARAAWMCAERADHNPLRAWVRATQHTAAFWQADYDTAAQHAADGLNYTGTGTAKLFLSSALALDLARAGHADRADSTLLQAQQIAETVTRAEDELAGPLTCSLERAGSLWSDTDLVLGRADSALAYADRAVAAFEAAPNELRNRGSERMTRVQQVKAHLVLRDLASAEGALRPVLDTPPVNRVRPLVHRVTEVGTLATEIGGSTDATARRIHGAVTDFRRDTVIEELTA; encoded by the coding sequence ATGCCGAAGCGCGAAGGGCTCCAGGAGCGGCGAACCAAGCGTGGGTTCACCCAGGAGAGCTTGGCCGCGTTGCTGAACGTCAGCCCTCGTACCGTGCGTGGCTGGGAGGCGGGCACCAGCGCTCCCTACCCTGAACACCGCCAACCGCTCGCCGACGCCCTCGATGTAACCCTCGACGGCCTTGACCGACTCCTCGATGGACTCTCCCTCGGCGAATCCGGAATCACCTCTGCGGCGCGCTTCGACTCCACTACAGTTCACACCGCCGGACGAGGTCGAGTCCCAGCCTTCTTCGCAGGATCCTCGGGCGGCAAAAGGAAGCCGGACAATGTGGAGGAGCTGCTGATGAACGCGGCCGAGGAGTCCTTTGACTTCCTCTCTTGGGCGGAATCCACCAACGTCGGCGATCTGACCATCGAGCAGATGCACACCGAGGTGCGGCGTATCGCTCATGCCTACCTCAAGGTACCCACCCTGCCGCTGTTCTCCCGCACCCTGGCGCTGCGGGACCGGGCGTTTGGCCTGCTGTCCGGGCATCAGGCCCCGCGTCACGCCCGCGAGCTATACGCCGCGGCCGGGTGGTCGCTCACCCTGCTGTCCTGGATCTCGGTCGACCTCGGCCGCCCCGATGCCGCCGAGGACCACGCCCGCGCGGCATGGATGTGCGCCGAGCGGGCCGACCACAACCCGCTACGTGCCTGGGTACGCGCCACCCAGCACACCGCGGCCTTCTGGCAGGCCGATTACGACACCGCCGCCCAGCACGCGGCCGACGGCCTGAACTACACCGGCACAGGCACAGCCAAGCTGTTCTTGTCCAGCGCCCTCGCCTTGGACCTGGCCCGCGCAGGACATGCCGACAGGGCCGACAGCACGCTACTTCAGGCGCAGCAGATAGCCGAGACCGTCACGCGCGCCGAGGACGAACTCGCCGGGCCGCTGACCTGCTCGCTGGAGCGCGCCGGATCGCTGTGGTCGGACACCGACCTGGTGCTGGGCCGCGCCGACAGTGCCCTGGCCTACGCCGACCGGGCCGTGGCGGCGTTTGAAGCCGCCCCGAATGAACTCCGCAACCGGGGCTCGGAGCGCATGACCCGCGTCCAGCAGGTCAAGGCGCACCTCGTGCTGCGCGATCTGGCCAGCGCCGAGGGCGCCCTGCGCCCGGTGCTCGACACACCTCCCGTCAACCGGGTCCGCCCGCTGGTCCACCGCGTGACCGAGGTAGGCACACTGGCGACAGAGATCGGCGGCTCGACCGATGCCACAGCGCGGCGCATCCACGGGGCCGTTACCGACTTTCGCAGGGACACCGTGATCGAGGAGCTGACCGCGTGA
- a CDS encoding 2'-5' RNA ligase family protein yields MSATEPMRDHWWWRPGWKTGRSFYTWHVTFADQPGAQRLVADYAPVLEKLPQLDPVPSRWLHLTLQGIGFTDEVADDDVDRIVRAARQRCAELEPFTVAIGPAHVDPETIQMPARPLEPLARLRLAIRAAIGDVWGHDNVPEPEAGFRAHVSLGYSNTAGPAEPVAQALDAHGGYTGEVTVTSVSLINLNRDRKAYEWTDVASVPLGGGTPSRT; encoded by the coding sequence GTGAGTGCGACCGAGCCGATGCGCGACCACTGGTGGTGGCGACCTGGCTGGAAGACCGGCCGATCCTTCTACACCTGGCACGTCACGTTCGCCGACCAGCCGGGCGCGCAACGCCTCGTCGCCGACTATGCGCCCGTCCTGGAAAAGCTGCCCCAACTCGACCCGGTCCCGAGCCGGTGGTTGCACCTGACGCTTCAAGGCATCGGCTTCACCGACGAGGTGGCAGATGACGACGTGGACCGCATCGTGCGGGCCGCCCGCCAGCGTTGCGCCGAGCTGGAGCCGTTCACCGTCGCCATCGGCCCGGCCCACGTCGACCCCGAGACCATCCAGATGCCCGCCCGACCACTGGAACCGCTGGCTCGATTGCGGCTGGCCATCCGCGCCGCCATCGGTGACGTCTGGGGGCACGACAACGTGCCCGAGCCCGAGGCCGGATTCCGGGCGCACGTCAGCCTCGGCTACTCCAACACCGCAGGCCCGGCCGAACCCGTCGCGCAAGCCTTGGACGCCCACGGCGGATACACCGGCGAGGTCACCGTGACCTCGGTGTCGCTGATCAATCTCAACAGGGACCGCAAGGCATACGAGTGGACCGACGTCGCCTCAGTACCGCTCGGCGGGGGCACACCGTCCCGGACGTGA
- a CDS encoding helix-turn-helix domain-containing protein — MAKRGKLQERRTKRGFTQEGLAALLHVSPRTIRGWEAGTSAPYPEYRQPLADALDVTLDQLEQLLGEPRTSAAVRSAPGAPRYAAALVDRLHRDYQAACYDEVRRALPAVLETVAALVDDSTGDDQYRALNVQCQASVLAAKLATKIGDGIAAYEAAEQARTASETADDVFGQASAAYQLTCALLRLNAFDEAERHAVATLATLHGSDPHSLTWQGMMALIAAVIAAQRYDHSETRQRLDHAEQLAAALGHDGNIGFTAFGPTNVQIHRVSTAASADDPRLLLAQADPVDVTTLPTGLHGRQGRFHLDNAWAHTQLGDDPLAVIHLLEVERVAPQLLATEQTGRTLVGELMTREQRSKTPGLRGLAKRIGVLT; from the coding sequence ATGGCGAAACGCGGGAAGCTCCAAGAGCGGCGAACCAAGCGCGGGTTCACCCAGGAGGGCCTGGCCGCGCTGCTACACGTCAGCCCCCGCACCATCCGCGGCTGGGAAGCAGGCACAAGCGCCCCCTACCCCGAATACCGACAGCCCCTCGCCGACGCCCTCGACGTCACCCTCGACCAACTCGAGCAACTGCTCGGCGAACCGCGCACCAGTGCGGCCGTGAGGTCGGCTCCCGGTGCTCCGCGCTATGCCGCGGCATTGGTCGACAGGCTGCACCGCGATTACCAGGCGGCCTGCTACGACGAAGTCCGCCGGGCGCTGCCCGCAGTGCTGGAGACGGTCGCCGCGCTGGTTGACGACAGCACCGGCGACGACCAGTACCGAGCGCTGAACGTGCAGTGCCAGGCCTCGGTCCTGGCCGCCAAGCTCGCCACGAAAATCGGCGACGGCATCGCCGCCTACGAGGCCGCCGAACAAGCCCGAACCGCCAGTGAGACCGCCGATGATGTCTTCGGGCAGGCCTCCGCCGCCTATCAACTGACCTGCGCCCTGCTTCGCCTCAACGCCTTCGACGAAGCCGAGCGGCACGCTGTCGCCACCCTCGCCACCCTCCACGGCAGCGACCCGCACAGCCTCACGTGGCAAGGGATGATGGCGCTCATCGCCGCCGTCATCGCCGCCCAACGGTACGATCACAGCGAGACCCGTCAACGCCTCGACCACGCCGAACAACTTGCAGCCGCACTCGGACACGACGGCAACATCGGCTTCACCGCATTCGGGCCGACCAATGTCCAGATCCATCGGGTATCCACAGCCGCATCGGCCGACGACCCGCGCCTGCTGCTCGCCCAAGCCGACCCCGTGGACGTCACCACCCTGCCCACCGGACTGCACGGCCGACAAGGACGTTTCCACCTCGACAACGCCTGGGCACACACCCAACTCGGTGATGACCCGCTGGCAGTCATCCACCTGCTCGAAGTCGAACGCGTCGCCCCGCAACTGCTCGCCACCGAACAGACCGGGCGAACGCTCGTAGGCGAACTCATGACCCGCGAACAAC